GGAACAAAACCGGTGCAGGTCCAGAACACGAAGGCCGCCCCGCAGAACGGGTCCATCCCGAACATCTCCTGCACAGCCAGTGCCAAGCCATCGATCCCCTTGCGGAAGTCCACCGGCCGGGTCGCCACGAAGACCTTCACCGAACCGCCATGACCGAACATCACGATGCCGCAGCCCGTGCCGCCCGGATCGCCCGGGTCAGCTGCTCCTCATCGGCACCAGAACCCGCCCGGATCACGACATCACCGACAAGGATCTCGAGATCGCACCTTGTGACAACCGCCGACGCCGCAGCCGTGCTGTCATCGACCACCAGTTCCGCGAAGAACGGCAAAGCCGCCACGCTCTCGGGCAACATCAGGTTGCCTTTGCGTATCTGCTTGCGCCAATCGTAGATTTGCCAGCGGGTCGTGCCGTGTTTGCGCGCAACTTCAGTGACCTTAAGACTCTGTTGCACAAATCGGCTGCTGACTGTCCTTCCCCTTTCCCTGGGCAGACTTATCCCGCGACCTCTGTGACGGGGATGCCGAGCGCGGTGAAGCCATTGAGCACGGCAACCCTGACCTGGAACTCCGCAACCTGACGGTCGAAGTCTCGGGCGGACAGGCGCTGACCCAGCAGCTTGACGCAGTGCATCTTGGTTTCGGCGCGGCTTCGGCGGTGATAGCCGCTCCATCGTCGCCAGATGGTCCGCCCGACGCGCTTCGATGTGCGCAGGATTTCGTTGCGCGCGACAGCACCGGGGGTGTCTGGCTTCCAGGGCTTGGCGTTCTTGCGGGGCGGTATGATCGCCGCCGCGCCACGGGCCGCGATGGCGTCATGGCACTTGCGGGTGTCGAAGGCGCCGTCGGCGGTGACAGTGGCGATCTCCTGCTCGGGAGGGATCTGGCCCAGCAGTTCGGGCAGCATGGGCGCGTCGCCCACGTCGCTGGTGGTGAACTCGGCCGCCCGGATTTCTAGGGATTTCTCGTCGATCCCGATGTGGATCTTGCGCCAAACCCGGCGTTTGGTGCCTCCATGCTTGCGGGCGTTCCATTCCCCTTCGCCCTCGACCTTGATCCCGGTGCTGTCCACCAGCAGGTGCAACGGGCCGTTGGAACCCCGGTAGGGAATGTTCACCTTCAACGCCTTCTGGCGGCGGCTGAGCGTGCTGAAGTCGGGCACGGCCCAGTCCAGGCCGATCAGGCGCAGGAGGCTCTCAACAAACCCGGTTGTCTGTCGAAGCGCCATGCCGAACAGAACCTTCATCGTCAGGCAGGTTTGGATGGCGGCATCACCATAGGCGGGCTGCCGCCCGCGCTTGCCGGTCGGTGCGGCTTCCCATGTCATGGCGGGATCGAACCAGATCGTCAGCGAGCCGCGGCGCTTCAGCGCTTCATTGTAGGCCGGCCAGTTCCTGGTCTTGTAGGTCGGAGGTGTCGGTCTGCTCATGCCTCACAGCTACCATGCTGGATTCACGAGATGAATCCCTCACAGGATTTGTGCAACAGAGCCGATATAGAGGCGCGACTCGAAAGGGCAGGGGTCTCTTCAAAGAGCGCCATTGCAGAGACCCGCAGTGCGGGCTTTGACGCCGGTGCGCCGGCCGAAGGAACGGTCAGGCCGCGCGGTCGGCGATCATCTCACCAATAGGGATCGCCGAGGTCGCGGCAGGCGAAGGCGCGTTGCACACATGCAGCGTGCGCGCGGTTTCGGCGAAATGAAAATCGTGGATCGCGGTGCCGTCGGGGGTGACCGCCTGCGCGCGGATGCCGGCCTCGGTGGGCTGAAGATCGTCCAGGGTCAGCGACGGGCAGTATTTGCGGCAGGCCTGCAGATAGGCCCGGCGCGAGGCCGACTGCCACAGCTCGTGCGCGGCACTGGCGCGCTGTTGCCAGACCAGCCGCCAGAACCCGGCATAGCTCATCAGGTCGAGTGTATCGCGCAGGTTCACCGAGAGCTTGGGATAGCCCTCGCGTGCCAGCCCGAGCACCGCATTGGGGCCAACCGTCACGCTGCCGTCGATCATCCGCGTCAGGTGGATGCCAAGAAAGGGCAGGTCGGGATCGGGGGCAGGATAGATCAGGTGCTGGACAATATCGTTCCGTGCGGCCGGAAGCCGGAAATATTCGCCCCGGAACGGCACGATGCGGAAATCCGGGGTCAAACCCGCCATCCCCGCGATCCGGTCGGACTGAAGCCCGGCGCAGGCGATCAGCTTGCCGCAGGTGATCGTCTTGCCGCCGGCGTCGATCTCTACTGATCCCGGCCCTTCGGCAATGCGCGTCACCGGCGCGCCCAGCCGGATCTCGCCGCCTGCTGCCCCGATCACCTGGCCCATGGCGGCACAGACGGCCGCATAGCCGACGATCCCGGTCTGCGGTGAGAACAGCGCCCCGAGGCCGGTGATGTTGGGCTCACGCTCGCGCAGCTCGCCTTCGGACACCCGCTCGATCTGCGTGCCATTGGTGATGGCGCGGTCATAGAGCGCGTCGATGCGGGACATTTCCAGCGGGTTGGTCGCAACGATCAGCTTGCCGCAGCGGACCACCGGAACGCCATGTTCCTCGCAGAAGCTGTAGGTCGCCGCCAGCCCGCGAACGCAAAGTTCGGCCTTGAGGCTGCCCGGCGCATAGTAGACGCCCGCATGGATCACGCCGCTGTTGTGGCCGGTCTGGTGGGCCCCCAGCGTGGTTTCCTTTTCCAGCACCAGCACCCCGGCGCCGGGTTTGCGCTTGAGCACCGCCATCGCGGTTGCCAGTCCGACGATGCCGCCGCCGATGATGCAGTAGTCGTAATCCATGCTTGGTCACTTGTGGTGTTGGCAGGGCCGGCCGGTCAGTAACCGACGGTGAACCGTTGACGTTCATGCTGCGGTTTTTCCAGCTCGTCCACCAGCGCGACGGCAAAATCCCCGTAAGAGACCGAGCTTTTGCCATCCGGCCCGACCAGCGCATCGTCACGTCCCAGACGGAAGTTGCCGGTGGCCGGACCATCGAAGAACAGCATGGCCGGAGACAGGAAGGTCCAGTTCAGCGCGCTGTCCTGCAGCTTGTCCAGATAGACCGCGCCCATACGCGAATTTTCGCGGGCGGCTTCGGGGAACTTCGGATTGCTCCAGATCAGACCACCTTCGGGGTGGGTCAGCGACCCCGCGCCACCGACCACGACATAGCGGTCGACTCCCGATTTCGCCACCGTGTCGATCAGCCGGTCCTGGTCGAATTCGACGAACCGGACCGAGCTGATGACCACGTCGTGCCCGCCCAGCTTCGCGGCAAGATCGGGATCGGTGTTGATGTCGGAAATCCGCGTCTCAACGCCGTCGATGGTGTGGTTTCCGCGGCTGATCGCGGTAACCTGATGGCCACGGCGCAGCAGTTCGGCGGCCACCACCTGGCCCACCTTGCCGGTGGCGCCGATCATTGCAATTTTCATGGTGTGCTCCTTGCTTGACTTGCGTCACATCGTGCCGGGAAGCCAGGTCACGATCGCGGGGAAGAGAATTAGCAGGATGATCTTCACCACGGTCGATCCGAAGAAGGCGGTGCAGCCCTTGTAGACCTGCCCCAGCGGGATACTGGGCGCGATGCTTTTCATGATGAAGATGTTCAGACCGAAGGGCGGCGAGATTTGGCCGGCCTCCATGCACATGATGACCATGATGCCCCACCAGATCGGATCATAGCCATAGCTCGTGACCAGCGGGGTGAAGATCGGCACGGTGATGACCATGATGGCCCAGCTGTCCATTGCCGTCCCCAGCACCAGGTAGATCACGATCAGCATGATCACCACCTCGTGCGCGCTGAGGTTGAAGTGGTCGGCGATGTCGATAAAGAACGCCGGCAGGCCCGAGATGCCGAACATGAAGGACAGCACGGCCACCCCGAACAACAGGGTATACATGATGCCCACGGTCACGGTGGCATCGCTCATCACACCCCAGAAGGTCTGGAACGTCAGCTTGCGGCGCGCCACGGCCAGGATTGCGGTGCCGACGACTCCGACCGATCCGGCCTCCATCTCGGTAAAGGCGCCCGAGTAGATCCCGCCCAGCACGGCGCCCAGCAGCAGGACCGCCGCCCAGCAGCCGCGCAGGCTGGCCGCAAGTTCGGCCAAGTCGAAGCCGCCGACGCTTGGCGCGGCCTTGGGGTTGATCCAGGCCCAGATGAAGACGGTGGTCATATACAGCAGCGTGGCCAGCAAGCCGGGCAGCACGGCGCCCATGAACATGCGGCCGACCGACTCCTCGGCGAGCACGCAGTACAGGATCATCGCGGTGCTGGGCGGGATCAACTGGCCCAGCGTGCCGCCGGCCGCCATGGCCCCTGCCGCAAGGGCGGGAGAATAGCCGCGTTTTTCCATCTCGGGCATGGCGATCCGCCCGACGGTCAGCTGCGTTGCCATCGACGATCCGGTGAGTGAGCCAAAAGCCGCGCAGCCCGCGATGGTGGCATTGGCCAACCCGCCGCGCACATGGCCGAACACTGCCGCGGCCAGCCGGTAAAGATCGGCGCCCAGCCCGGCAAGCGAAGCAAACATGCCCATCAGAAGGAAGAACGGCAGCACGGCCAGCGACGGTTCGATCAGCAGGTGCTTGACCTCGCTGCCGACAACGGCAAGCGAGGCGTCGCGGTTCAGCAGCATCGAAGAACCGATCAGCCCGGTCAGCCCCATCGCCGCACCCAGCGGGATCGAAGTCAGCGACAGCACCCACATCAGCAGGAACATCAGAGCCGCGATCCCGACCCGGTTCGAAGTCAACCAGCCCTTGATCGGCAGGCCCGGCATCCAGCCCAAGATCACTGCGACAAGTGCGATCACCACCAGGATCACCGCCGCCACGGCGATATTCGCCATCATGCCGCCGCCACTTGTCCGGCGCGCGGCCGCAAGGTCGACACCCAGGATCAGCGCCTGCCCGGCCACGCAGACCCACAACAGCGCGGCAATCGCGTAATAGAACGGATAGACCGAAATGCCGGTCAGGATCGTGGTTTCGTGGGTACGCATCGTGTGGTTGGCAACCAGACCCACCTGCCAGGCGATCACGATCAGGAACAGGAACATGCCGGCCGAGCCGACAGCGCGGGTCCAGCTGGCCGCGGGGCCTTGCAGGTGGCTGGTCAGTAGCTCGATCGCCAGCGGCGCCCGTTTGAGGATGCTGGCGGGCAGGCACATGGCAACACAGACGGCAACGGTCAGCGCGCTGACCTCGTTCAGCCCGAAGAACGAGGCATGGAACAGCTCGCGCGAGGCGATGTCCACGACGGTGAGAAAGGCCATCAGGATCACCCCGATGACGCCCAGTGTGGCCAGCCGCGCCGTAAACGCCAGGGAAAGGCCAAAAACCCGTTCGGTGTCGGCGGGGCTTGACGCTGTATCGGCGGTTTCATGAGTCATGGAACACCTTGATTTTGGCTCAGGGCAGCAAGCGGAGG
The Gemmobacter sp. DNA segment above includes these coding regions:
- the tnpB gene encoding IS66 family insertion sequence element accessory protein TnpB, which produces MFGHGGSVKVFVATRPVDFRKGIDGLALAVQEMFGMDPFCGAAFVFWTCTGFVP
- a CDS encoding transposase; amino-acid sequence: MQQSLKVTEVARKHGTTRWQIYDWRKQIRKGNLMLPESVAALPFFAELVVDDSTAAASAVVTRCDLEILVGDVVIRAGSGADEEQLTRAIRAARAAAS
- a CDS encoding IS5 family transposase, whose protein sequence is MSRPTPPTYKTRNWPAYNEALKRRGSLTIWFDPAMTWEAAPTGKRGRQPAYGDAAIQTCLTMKVLFGMALRQTTGFVESLLRLIGLDWAVPDFSTLSRRQKALKVNIPYRGSNGPLHLLVDSTGIKVEGEGEWNARKHGGTKRRVWRKIHIGIDEKSLEIRAAEFTTSDVGDAPMLPELLGQIPPEQEIATVTADGAFDTRKCHDAIAARGAAAIIPPRKNAKPWKPDTPGAVARNEILRTSKRVGRTIWRRWSGYHRRSRAETKMHCVKLLGQRLSARDFDRQVAEFQVRVAVLNGFTALGIPVTEVAG
- the lhgO gene encoding L-2-hydroxyglutarate oxidase, which gives rise to MDYDYCIIGGGIVGLATAMAVLKRKPGAGVLVLEKETTLGAHQTGHNSGVIHAGVYYAPGSLKAELCVRGLAATYSFCEEHGVPVVRCGKLIVATNPLEMSRIDALYDRAITNGTQIERVSEGELREREPNITGLGALFSPQTGIVGYAAVCAAMGQVIGAAGGEIRLGAPVTRIAEGPGSVEIDAGGKTITCGKLIACAGLQSDRIAGMAGLTPDFRIVPFRGEYFRLPAARNDIVQHLIYPAPDPDLPFLGIHLTRMIDGSVTVGPNAVLGLAREGYPKLSVNLRDTLDLMSYAGFWRLVWQQRASAAHELWQSASRRAYLQACRKYCPSLTLDDLQPTEAGIRAQAVTPDGTAIHDFHFAETARTLHVCNAPSPAATSAIPIGEMIADRAA
- a CDS encoding NAD(P)-dependent oxidoreductase; amino-acid sequence: MKIAMIGATGKVGQVVAAELLRRGHQVTAISRGNHTIDGVETRISDINTDPDLAAKLGGHDVVISSVRFVEFDQDRLIDTVAKSGVDRYVVVGGAGSLTHPEGGLIWSNPKFPEAARENSRMGAVYLDKLQDSALNWTFLSPAMLFFDGPATGNFRLGRDDALVGPDGKSSVSYGDFAVALVDELEKPQHERQRFTVGY
- a CDS encoding TRAP transporter large permease subunit encodes the protein MTHETADTASSPADTERVFGLSLAFTARLATLGVIGVILMAFLTVVDIASRELFHASFFGLNEVSALTVAVCVAMCLPASILKRAPLAIELLTSHLQGPAASWTRAVGSAGMFLFLIVIAWQVGLVANHTMRTHETTILTGISVYPFYYAIAALLWVCVAGQALILGVDLAAARRTSGGGMMANIAVAAVILVVIALVAVILGWMPGLPIKGWLTSNRVGIAALMFLLMWVLSLTSIPLGAAMGLTGLIGSSMLLNRDASLAVVGSEVKHLLIEPSLAVLPFFLLMGMFASLAGLGADLYRLAAAVFGHVRGGLANATIAGCAAFGSLTGSSMATQLTVGRIAMPEMEKRGYSPALAAGAMAAGGTLGQLIPPSTAMILYCVLAEESVGRMFMGAVLPGLLATLLYMTTVFIWAWINPKAAPSVGGFDLAELAASLRGCWAAVLLLGAVLGGIYSGAFTEMEAGSVGVVGTAILAVARRKLTFQTFWGVMSDATVTVGIMYTLLFGVAVLSFMFGISGLPAFFIDIADHFNLSAHEVVIMLIVIYLVLGTAMDSWAIMVITVPIFTPLVTSYGYDPIWWGIMVIMCMEAGQISPPFGLNIFIMKSIAPSIPLGQVYKGCTAFFGSTVVKIILLILFPAIVTWLPGTM